The window CAACGCTCAACAACTGCCAGCGAATCCGCCAATGTGCCATCTAAATCAAATAGAAACCCTTTTGCCTTTAACTTCACATCTCCCCCTTTACCCTTTAATTGTGCAATTCGCATAACATAAAAAGTTGAATCGATTCTAGCCCACTAGTTAACGCTAAATAGGCATATATACGCAACCTCAATATTAAAAATAATTAAGAATTGAGCCTAAGACTTAGATTTGAATGCACTAGAGAGTTAAAACAGGAAAGAAATGTTAATTTGAAGTTGAAATTTTATACCTATTAATCCCATTTACTCTAAATAATTTGCCTTGTCTCTAGGCGATAAAGTGAAGTATGACGAGATTGCTCTAAATATTCACGCTGTAGCTAGGCGACTAGAGAAGATATCTCGGGGAACATACAAAAGTATGTGACCCGAGTAGCTGAATGTAGTCAACAACACTACAGCGCGAAGAATGATGAGTACTAAGCGTTGAAGATTTGGGATATCTCTACTGCTGATAAATGATACTGCCTTGGACACGCATGCCAAATCGCTAACATACGATTATATTTTTCCCACATTGGTGTTTGTGAGTTAAACCCATGCGTTCCACTGTCAAAGTGGGTATAACGCCCTTCTGTATTGACCATAAAACGAACATAGCTCAGATAACGCGCTTCTGTTGCCGCATCAAAGCCCAAAAATTGCACACGGCGGCCATCAATGTCTTCTTTATTAGCCATGTTGCTATAAGAGACTTGCAGTGCATGGTACATTTCCATGATATCAATAACAGTACGGCAGGTGTCTTCACTTAAATGGCCAAAGTCTCTGTCTAACTCACGCATTTGTAAACCGAAACCACGTTCAATAATGGTTTGTAAGCGGCGATAACGTTCTGCATTATCGGGGTCAAGCATGGTCATCATTTTATATTGATTAGATAAGATCAAGCGTTGTGCGTTAGTCATTTCCATCATGGTTCTCCCACTAAAAAGTATGGCTTATCTTCGCATTCAACATCAATCATAGACAGTGAAAACATCGCTTTTATTGATCTAAACACGTTTTTTGCATTACTTATTGTTAAATCTACCTTTTAATGGAAATCATCTCTTAGATATCTTCCAAAAAGGAACGATCCAGCTGCTTAAACGCACGTTTTAGTAAATCAGCTAACGCCATATAATCGGGTTGCTGTTCAATCGGTGCCATGACAATACCCGCTTCGGTAAATTTATCACGGATCTCGTGAAACCAGCTCAACAAGCTCGATGGCAGAGGCGTCGCAGCACGTTTTCCTAACCACCATAAACCTTGCATTGGCAAACTACAGGCAAACAGTGCCGTTGCAATGGCGGGACCAAGTTGCCCACCTAATGCGATTTGCCATGCTAATGTGAAAATTGCAATGGGTGGCATAAAACGAATACCAAAGCGAACAGCCTTGTTAATGCGAATTTCGGGGAAGATTGGCGACAGTTTTTTCTCCATAGGAAAAGTCTTCAGATAGTGGTTACCTAATCTAAAGCGTTTAAAAAAACCGGGCGGTGTACTTTGTAATGTACTCATGAAACGTTTCCTATCGACTTCTTAAAAACTGAGGCAATAATTTATAGATTGCACGATGGTAAAATGATAGCACATTTAAGATAACGAAATTATTTCATTACATTTACCTTAAGTTAAGTCATTTTACTAAATATCAGCTATTCTAATAGCAATGTAACCCTGTGCTATAACACCACTTTATACGTCACTTATGATTTTAATCAATCAAAGCCCCTATTTTTAAAAAAAACGTATAAAATATAAAATAATTTTAGTAGAATCTACCGCATTTAGAATTGCTGTTGCATTTGTTACTTTTTAGCTTTATCCATCTTCAAAACGGAAGATAGACAACAGTTATATATTGGGGTTATTGGTCGTTATTTCAACACTAGATGCAAAGGTTTACTTTTATAACCCTTTGCTGGAAAGAATAGCGCCTGTTTTATCAACCCCATAAAGGTCTCACGATCTTTAACTTTTTCGCCTTTAACATGATATCAATCATGATGTTTCAGGTCATAAATACGCTAGGCTTTAGCAGTATATTTTTAATCTGAGTCTTTTCATGTTGTTTAAAAGGCTTCACAACAACAATTAACGATAGGTATTTCCATGTCAAGTAAGCTGGTACTGGTTCTAAACTGCGGTAGCTCCTCACTGAAATTCGCCATCATCGACCCAACTAATGGCGATGAATTTTTATCTGGATTAGCTGAGTGCTTTAACCTCCCGGAAGCCCGTATTAAGTGGAAAATGGATGGTGCTAAGAAAGAAGCGCCTTTAGGTGCTGGTGCAGCGCATAGCGAAGCATTGGATTTCATTGTTAACACTATTCTTGCTGAAAAACCTGAGCTATCAGAGCAAATCACCTCCATTGGCCACCGTATTGTTCATGGTGGTGAGAAATTCACCTCTTCTGTATTAATTACAGACGAAGTGATTGAAGGCATCGAAGCGGCTATTCCATTCGCGCCATTACATAACCCTGCTCACCTTATCGGTATTGAAGAAGCAAGAAAATCTTTCCCGCATCTGATCAACAAGAATGTCGCTGTCTTTGATACCGCATTCCATCAGACCATGCCGCAGGAAGCTTATCTGTATGCATTGCCATACGAACTATATTCAGAGCATAGTATCCGCCGTTATGGTGCGCACGGTACAAGCCATTACTATGTTTCCCGTGAAGCTGCGAAAAAACTCAACAAATCTGTTGATGATCTAAACGTTATCACTTGCCACTTAGGCAACGGTGGTTCTGTTACTGCTATTGTTAATGGTAAATGTGTAGATACGTCAATGGGCTTAACGCCATTAGAAGGTCTGGTAATGGGAACTCGTAGTGGTGATATCGACCCTGCAATTATTTTCCATTTACATGATTCTTTAGGCATGAGCGTTGATCAAATCAACAAAATGCTGACTAAAGAGTCTGGTTTATTAGGTTTAACTGGCGTAACTAGCGACTGCCGCTACGTTGAAGACAACTACGGCACTAAAGAAGATGCCACTCGCGCAATGGATGTTTTCTGCCATCGTTTAGCTAAATACGTTGGTGCATACAGTGCACTGATGGAAGGCCGTCTTGACGCTATCATCTTCACAGGTGGTATTGGTGAAAACTCAGCGCAAGTTCGTGAAATTACTTTGAAGAAACTGGCTATCCTTGGTTTCGAATATGACCATGAGCGTAACTTAGCAGCACGCTTCGGTAAAGAAGGTTTAATCACCACCGATAACAGCCGCCCTGCTCTGGTTATCGCAACCAATGAAGAGTTGGTTATCGCCCAAGATACTGCGCGTTTAACCGCATAAGCAACTTCTACCGCCAGCAACATGCTGGCGGTATCGTTTTGTCATTAGAGTAACCGAAATAAAGAGGTTCCCGTGTCCCGTACAATTATGTTAATACCTACTGGCACCAGCGTTGGCTTAACTAGCGTTAGCCTAGGTGTCGTTCGCTCAATGGAACAAAAAGGTGTTCAATTAAGCGTTTTCAAACCTATCGCACAGCCACGCGTCTCTGGCAACAAAGACCAAACCACTGAAGTCCTGCGCTCTCATTCAAGTATTACTACCATTGTTGAACCCTTAACAATGGAATACGTTGAATCGCTACTGACCTCTTCCAAAAAAGATGTGTTAATGGAAGAAATCGTCGCTCGTTATCATGACCACACAAAAAATGCGGAAGTGATTTTAATTGAAGGTTTAGTGCCAACACGTAAACATTCATTTGCTCAATCATTAAACTATGAAATTGCCAAAACATTAGGCGCAGAGATTGTTTTTGTCACTGCACCAGGCAATAGCTCCATTACGCAAATGCAAGAACGTTTAGAGTTAGTACGCAACGAATTTGGCGGCCAACGTAATAAAAATATTATCGGTGTTATTATTAACAAGGTGAATGCGCCTGTTGATGAGCAAGGCCGTACTCGCCCTGATCTGTCTGAAATCTTTGATGATTCAACTAAAGCGACAGTGGCTAACCTCGATACTAAGCAACTTTCTGCGCTGAATTTACCTGTACTTGCATCCATTCCATGGAACTTTGATTTAATTGCCACTCGTGCTATGGACATGGCAAGGCACTTAGGTGCAGAAGTTGTTAACGAAGGTGAAATCAAAACCCGTCGCGTTAAATCTGTGACTTTCTGCGCACGTAGCATCCCTCACATGCTTGAGCACTTCCGCCCTGGCTCACTATTAGTGACCTCCGCAGATCGCCCTGATGTGTTAGTTTCTGCATCACTAGCGGCAATGAATGGT is drawn from Providencia huaxiensis and contains these coding sequences:
- the ackA gene encoding acetate kinase, whose translation is MSSKLVLVLNCGSSSLKFAIIDPTNGDEFLSGLAECFNLPEARIKWKMDGAKKEAPLGAGAAHSEALDFIVNTILAEKPELSEQITSIGHRIVHGGEKFTSSVLITDEVIEGIEAAIPFAPLHNPAHLIGIEEARKSFPHLINKNVAVFDTAFHQTMPQEAYLYALPYELYSEHSIRRYGAHGTSHYYVSREAAKKLNKSVDDLNVITCHLGNGGSVTAIVNGKCVDTSMGLTPLEGLVMGTRSGDIDPAIIFHLHDSLGMSVDQINKMLTKESGLLGLTGVTSDCRYVEDNYGTKEDATRAMDVFCHRLAKYVGAYSALMEGRLDAIIFTGGIGENSAQVREITLKKLAILGFEYDHERNLAARFGKEGLITTDNSRPALVIATNEELVIAQDTARLTA
- a CDS encoding YfbU family protein — protein: MEMTNAQRLILSNQYKMMTMLDPDNAERYRRLQTIIERGFGLQMRELDRDFGHLSEDTCRTVIDIMEMYHALQVSYSNMANKEDIDGRRVQFLGFDAATEARYLSYVRFMVNTEGRYTHFDSGTHGFNSQTPMWEKYNRMLAIWHACPRQYHLSAVEISQIFNA
- the yfbV gene encoding terminus macrodomain insulation protein YfbV, whose translation is MSTLQSTPPGFFKRFRLGNHYLKTFPMEKKLSPIFPEIRINKAVRFGIRFMPPIAIFTLAWQIALGGQLGPAIATALFACSLPMQGLWWLGKRAATPLPSSLLSWFHEIRDKFTEAGIVMAPIEQQPDYMALADLLKRAFKQLDRSFLEDI